Within the Trichoderma breve strain T069 chromosome 3, whole genome shotgun sequence genome, the region CCGCTGAAGAGGTAAGACATGTTGAACAATAGAAATCAAAATTGCCAAAAGAAATGTTCACCTAACATGCCGTCTCCAGGCCCGCATCGACTGCAAGCTGCTTCACTTCCCAGAGGACATTACCGAGAtcgagctccttgaccagaTCCGTCGTCTTAACAACGACGATGCTGTCAACGGCatccttgtccagctgcCTCTCCCCAAGCACATCTCGGAGGCAAGCATCACCTCTGCTGTCGCTGACGAGAAGGATGTTGACGGCTTTGgaaccaacaacattggCGAGCTTGCCAAGCGCGGCGGCCAGCCCATCTTCACTCCCTGCACTCCCAAGGGTGTCATCACCCTGCTGAAGGAAGCTGGCGTTGAGCTTGCTGGCAAGAATGCTGTGGTTATTGGCCGCAGCAACATCGTCGGTGGCCCTGTTACACAGCTCCTGAACCGAGCCAATGCCACCGTCACCATGTGCCACTCCGCCACGAGCGATCTCCCCGCTTACCTCAAGAACGCCGACGTTGTCGTCGTTGCCATTGGAGCTCCCAACTTTGTCAAGGGCGAGTGGTTGAAGCCTGGTGCTGTTGTCATCGATGTAGGAACCAACTACATTCCCGATGCTACACGCAAGTCCGGCCAGCGACTTGTAGGTGACGTCGACTTCGACTCCGCCGTTGAGGTCGCTTCCGTCATTACCCCCGTTCCAGGCGGTGTTGGCCCCATGACCGTTGCCATGCTGTTGGAGAACGTTGTCGAGGCCACAAACAGCTTTTTCGAGAATGAGAAGCTTAGGCAGACTgtgcccctcccccttcaCCTTCAGTCTCCCGTTCCGTCAGACATTGCCATCTCCCGCGCCCAAGCCCCCAAGCAGATTACCCGTGTCGCATCGGAAATTGGTATTGAGTCCCACGAGCTGGAGCCTTACGGAGCATACAAGGGCAAGGTCGACCTTGGCTTGCTCAAGCGACTCGAGCATCGACGAAACGGCCGCTATGTTGTTGTCACTGGTATCACCCCAACACCTCTTGGTGAGGGCAAGTCCACAACCACCATGGGTCTGGCTCAGGCCCTCGGCGCTCACGTTGGCCGAATTTCTTTTGCCAACGTGCGACAGCCCAGCCAAGGACCGACATTCGGTATCAAGGGCGGTGCTGCCGGTGGAGGTTACAGCCAAGTCATCCCCATGGATGAGTTCAACATGCATCTCACAGGCGACATCCACGCCATCACCGCGGCGAACAACCTGTTGGCTGCCGCCATTGAGACGCGCATGTTCCACGAGAACACCCAGAAGGATGGCCCTCTGTACCGCCGTCTGGTACCTGCCAAGAACGGCGTGAGAAAATTCCTTCCCTCCATGCTGGGCCGtctcaagaagcttggcatcgacaagacCAACCCTGATGAGCTGACTCCTGACGAAATCCGCCGCTTCGTCCGACTGGATATCGACCCAGAGACCATCACCTGGAGGCGCGTATTGGACGTCAACGATCGCCACCTTCGAGGCATCACTGTTGGCACCGCTCCCACAGAGAAGGGACACTCTCGTGAGACAGGCTTTGATATCTCTGTTGCCAGTGAGTGTATGGCCATCCTGGCGCTCAGCACCGACCTCGCCGACATGCGCAGCCGCTTGGGCCGCATGGTCATTGGCACCTCTCGCGGCGGCGATCCCGTCACTTGCGACGACATTGGTGCCGGCGGTGCTCTTACCGCTCTGATGAAGGATGCTATCAAGCCTAACCTCATGCAGACGCTGGAGGGTACCCCCGTCTTCGTCCACGCGGGTCCTTTTGCCAACATCAGCATTGGCCAGAGCTCCATTCTTGCCGATAGACTGGCTTTGAAGCTTGCGGGTACTGAGCCCGATGAGGATCACAACGAAAAGACGGGCTTCGTCGTCACCGAGGCCGGTTTCGACTTCACCATGGGTGGTGAGCGCTTCTTTAACATCAAGTGCCGCACTTCAGGTCTCGTGCCCgatgttgtcgtcgtcgtcgccaccATCCGTGCCCTCAAGGTGCACGGTGGGGGCCCCCCTATTGCTCCCGGCGCTGCCCTTGATGCTGTCTACAAGCAGGAGAATGTCGAAATCCTCCGAGCTGGTTGTGTCAACCTGAGGAAGCAGATTGCCAACGCCAAGTCTTTTGGCATCCCCGTTGTCGTTGCCATTAACAAGTTCGCTACCGACACCGAGGCTGAGATCGCCGTCCTCCGTGAAGAGGCTATTGCCGCTGGTGCTGAAGATGCCATCCTTGCTGATCACTGGGCCAAGGGCGGTCTG harbors:
- a CDS encoding formate--tetrahydrofolate ligase domain-containing protein; protein product: MVATKLDGNSIAKAIRERLGAEIAEKQKKNPRYHPSLRIIQVGDRSDSTTYVRMKLKAAEEARIDCKLLHFPEDITEIELLDQIRRLNNDDAVNGILVQLPLPKHISEASITSAVADEKDVDGFGTNNIGELAKRGGQPIFTPCTPKGVITLLKEAGVELAGKNAVVIGRSNIVGGPVTQLLNRANATVTMCHSATSDLPAYLKNADVVVVAIGAPNFVKGEWLKPGAVVIDVGTNYIPDATRKSGQRLVGDVDFDSAVEVASVITPVPGGVGPMTVAMLLENVVEATNSFFENEKLRQTVPLPLHLQSPVPSDIAISRAQAPKQITRVASEIGIESHELEPYGAYKGKVDLGLLKRLEHRRNGRYVVVTGITPTPLGEGKSTTTMGLAQALGAHVGRISFANVRQPSQGPTFGIKGGAAGGGYSQVIPMDEFNMHLTGDIHAITAANNLLAAAIETRMFHENTQKDGPLYRRLVPAKNGVRKFLPSMLGRLKKLGIDKTNPDELTPDEIRRFVRLDIDPETITWRRVLDVNDRHLRGITVGTAPTEKGHSRETGFDISVASECMAILALSTDLADMRSRLGRMVIGTSRGGDPVTCDDIGAGGALTALMKDAIKPNLMQTLEGTPVFVHAGPFANISIGQSSILADRLALKLAGTEPDEDHNEKTGFVVTEAGFDFTMGGERFFNIKCRTSGLVPDVVVVVATIRALKVHGGGPPIAPGAALDAVYKQENVEILRAGCVNLRKQIANAKSFGIPVVVAINKFATDTEAEIAVLREEAIAAGAEDAILADHWAKGGLGAVDLAKGVIAASEKPKELKLTYGLDGSIEQRLEAIAQKMYGAANVEFSELAQKKIDTYTKQGYGNLPICVAKTQYSLSHDPDLKGAPTGFTVPIRDVRMAAGAGYLYALAADIQTIPGLPTAPGYLNVDVDLETGEIDGLF